Proteins encoded in a region of the Gemmatimonadota bacterium genome:
- a CDS encoding amidohydrolase family protein: MTRRFLALFAFATVPLVAQGSPAAPRGPVFDVHNHATFTPANVKAMMAAMDSLNVQHAIYIGAFDQIAALPDTTRDRLIPALPFPCDGGKMMNAGVQCFPADTAMLPDLGWLRSQVTQGRVRVFGELGAQYLGIAPNDPRLEPYFALAEELDVPVGIHLGIGPPAISASDNPYYAKKSPNYRGAAGDPYLLEDVLVRHPKLRLYVMHAAWPSIDRMLYLMCMFPRLYVDISVLQYAIARPAYYTALRTLVEAGLSDRVMFGSDGGPRFLAMGIDAIEQAPFLSESQKRDILYHNAMRFFRLAPPRSTTIPRVCGG; encoded by the coding sequence GTGACACGTCGGTTCCTCGCCCTCTTCGCCTTTGCTACCGTCCCGCTCGTTGCTCAGGGGTCCCCGGCTGCTCCGCGGGGCCCCGTCTTCGACGTCCATAACCATGCGACATTCACTCCAGCCAACGTCAAGGCGATGATGGCGGCGATGGACAGCCTCAATGTCCAGCACGCGATCTACATCGGGGCATTCGACCAGATCGCCGCTCTGCCCGACACGACGCGCGATCGACTTATCCCGGCGCTCCCCTTTCCGTGTGACGGGGGAAAGATGATGAACGCCGGGGTGCAATGTTTTCCAGCGGACACCGCCATGCTCCCCGACCTGGGCTGGCTGCGCTCGCAGGTGACGCAGGGTCGGGTTCGTGTCTTCGGCGAACTTGGCGCGCAGTATCTGGGGATCGCGCCGAACGATCCGCGACTCGAGCCGTACTTCGCGCTCGCCGAAGAGCTCGACGTGCCCGTCGGAATTCATCTCGGCATCGGCCCTCCGGCCATCTCCGCCAGTGACAATCCCTACTACGCCAAGAAGTCCCCGAATTATCGTGGGGCCGCAGGCGACCCGTACCTGCTCGAAGACGTGCTGGTGCGACACCCGAAACTGCGTCTCTACGTCATGCACGCGGCGTGGCCCAGCATCGACCGGATGCTCTACCTGATGTGCATGTTCCCACGCCTCTACGTTGACATCTCCGTATTGCAGTATGCGATCGCGCGTCCGGCGTACTACACCGCGCTCCGTACGCTGGTCGAGGCCGGACTCTCCGACCGGGTCATGTTCGGCTCTGATGGCGGCCCGCGCTTTCTCGCGATGGGCATCGACGCGATCGAACAGGCACCGTTCCTGAGCGAGAGCCAGAAGCGGGACATTCTCTACCACAATGCGATGCGCTTCTTCCGACTCGCGCCGCCGCGATCGACGACCATACCCCGCGTCTGCGGAGGGTAA
- a CDS encoding PadR family transcriptional regulator, which produces MPPRLTPATTLVLFALSRGVRHGFDILDATGLESGTVYPILRRLEEAGCVRSRWEDARKAQGEGRPPRRNYELTGAGADALRAALRIHPDTSTQFAPTHSLVPHPR; this is translated from the coding sequence ATGCCTCCTCGCCTGACTCCGGCCACGACACTCGTGCTCTTCGCGCTCTCACGCGGCGTTCGGCATGGCTTCGACATTCTCGATGCCACCGGGCTCGAAAGCGGCACCGTCTACCCGATTCTCCGACGACTTGAAGAGGCCGGTTGCGTGCGCTCCCGCTGGGAGGATGCTCGCAAGGCGCAAGGCGAAGGCCGTCCGCCGCGACGCAACTACGAACTCACCGGCGCCGGGGCCGACGCGCTGCGAGCCGCGCTGAGAATCCACCCCGACACCTCAACGCAATTCGCGCCGACGCATTCCCTCGTGCCGCATCCACGATGA
- a CDS encoding Xaa-Pro peptidase family protein, with protein MLIDRRRFTGLFAGLVGGTALPRDLVAAPTRTADPCNLPPAIQALTPMTSGVVPISLDERRERMAKARRLMIQHGLGAVLLEGGSSMHYFTGMNWGLSERPFIAVLPAHGEVAFVCPGFEEARARELLRFPADVRVWQEDESPYRVIAQLLRDRGVRAGRVGVEERLRFFVMDGVRKVAPTLQFTSADPVTAGCRMYKSAAEIALLQRANDITLAAHKATLASLREGMTQHDLTGLMESALVRLGGSDAGALAGFGVASAFPHGSVQPQHLREGDIVLLDAGCSIEGYVADITRTTVFGKPTSRQTEIWNLERKAQDAAFAAAQPGATCGSVDAAARKVLTDAGFGPGYKVPGLPHRTGHGIGLDGHEWTNFVKGNPAILAPGMCFSDEPTIVMYGEFGVRLEDCLYITEAGPRFFTPQSPAIDRPFV; from the coding sequence ATGCTGATTGACCGTCGCCGCTTCACGGGTCTCTTCGCCGGGCTGGTCGGCGGGACCGCCCTCCCCCGCGATCTCGTGGCCGCCCCAACGCGCACTGCCGACCCGTGCAATCTCCCGCCAGCGATCCAGGCGCTCACGCCGATGACGAGCGGCGTCGTGCCGATCTCGCTCGACGAACGTCGCGAGCGGATGGCCAAGGCGCGACGCCTGATGATCCAGCACGGGCTGGGTGCGGTGCTGCTCGAGGGCGGCTCGAGCATGCACTACTTCACCGGAATGAACTGGGGACTCTCGGAGCGCCCCTTCATCGCCGTGCTGCCGGCCCACGGTGAAGTGGCGTTCGTCTGCCCCGGGTTTGAAGAGGCACGCGCGCGCGAACTGCTCCGCTTCCCTGCGGATGTTCGGGTCTGGCAGGAAGACGAGAGCCCCTACCGGGTCATCGCCCAGTTGCTGCGGGACCGCGGCGTGCGAGCAGGGCGGGTCGGTGTCGAGGAACGGCTGCGATTCTTCGTGATGGACGGCGTGCGCAAGGTCGCGCCCACGCTGCAGTTCACCAGCGCCGATCCGGTGACTGCCGGCTGCCGGATGTACAAGTCGGCCGCCGAAATTGCCCTGCTGCAGCGTGCCAACGACATCACGCTCGCGGCACACAAGGCGACGCTGGCATCGTTGCGTGAAGGAATGACGCAACACGATCTCACCGGACTGATGGAGTCGGCGCTGGTCCGGCTCGGCGGCAGCGACGCGGGTGCCCTCGCCGGATTCGGCGTGGCGTCGGCGTTCCCGCACGGATCGGTGCAGCCGCAGCACCTTCGCGAGGGCGACATCGTGCTCCTCGATGCGGGCTGTTCCATTGAGGGATACGTCGCGGATATCACCCGGACCACAGTGTTCGGCAAGCCGACCTCGCGCCAGACCGAGATCTGGAATCTCGAGCGCAAGGCACAGGACGCAGCGTTTGCGGCGGCACAACCCGGTGCCACCTGTGGCTCCGTCGATGCCGCAGCGCGCAAGGTACTGACCGATGCCGGCTTCGGACCTGGGTACAAGGTGCCGGGGCTGCCGCATCGCACTGGTCACGGCATCGGACTCGACGGCCACGAATGGACCAACTTCGTGAAGGGGAATCCGGCGATTCTCGCGCCGGGAATGTGCTTCAGCGATGAGCCGACCATCGTGATGTACGGCGAGTTCGGGGTACGCCTGGAGGATTGTCTCTACATCACCGAAGCCGGGCCGCGATTCTTCACGCCGCAAAGTCCTGCGATCGATCGCCCCTTCGTCTGA
- a CDS encoding ABC transporter permease encodes MSTPPRVPRDPPGSALVRLLSWLVPHDCREEWLAEWHGELFATAQQGALRQEATTVTALRSWRRTLGATTDALWMRHHHGEPLVLGTDLRQAARSLRHRPGFVAVVVLTLALGIGGTTAVFSVVNGVLLRPLPIPHVKRLVALEGQPTDGDVEKVNRWTSYPDYVDLRDRTRSFDQLAARRSWQVTLTTRDAEPARLNVSYTTANFASALGLVPVLGRNFRMADAEPGAPAVALLSEQLWRGRFQSDRGIVGQRVLLDGVPTEVVGVLPGALRAIDDGDLVQPIARGPMEDARGAHRLTVVGQLREGVTIGQAEGEVRLVARQLEQQYPENNSKRSARLLPMQEQLVGPAETSILVLFGAIVLLLLIACTNLAALFITRAASREREMAVREALGANRTQLARQWAAESFLLTTAGAVSGVIVAWLGMHALLSAAPASLPRASEIGLDLPVLLFLAVVSCAAGLLFGILPAIQRRRDGAFGALRSSGRSSTEGRRKRGIRSALVVAEVALATVLAIGSALLVKNLYRMQHAPLSIQPDAVYTTQIQLPTTRYAQAGPDGGTRTLEFYRRLRDEVAAIPGIHSVAFAYQHPLSEGWTSSYHVTGGDVVAAGLEPEARIRPVTPGYFGAIGLKLLEGRDVTDRDRIGMPGVMVVNQSFARRHFPGKSAVGQAIDRGSPWWPGQPTHFEIVGVVADEPFLGIGRPADPAMYFPHAQFPFNEMWLVVTSERSAASLYPDIRSRIWRIDPLLPVDPIVSLRGLMGDAVAEPTFNAALLTLFAMTALLLAAIGIYGVLSYTVSQRTAEIGLRMALGADRDLVRRQVVGQGLVLVGGGAVAGLAGAWALARVLESLLLGVSGRDPLSFAIVAVLLVGVAVVAAWIPAHRASRIEPVVALRSE; translated from the coding sequence ATGAGCACGCCGCCGCGCGTTCCTCGCGATCCCCCCGGCAGTGCGCTGGTGCGCCTGCTGTCGTGGCTGGTGCCGCACGATTGTCGCGAGGAGTGGCTCGCCGAGTGGCACGGTGAACTCTTCGCCACCGCGCAGCAAGGCGCGCTGCGCCAGGAGGCCACCACCGTCACTGCCCTGCGCTCGTGGCGACGGACCCTCGGCGCCACCACGGACGCCCTCTGGATGCGCCATCACCACGGAGAACCTCTCGTGCTCGGAACCGATCTCAGACAGGCAGCCCGCTCACTCCGTCATCGGCCGGGCTTCGTCGCGGTAGTGGTGCTGACGCTGGCACTCGGTATCGGCGGCACTACGGCAGTGTTCTCCGTAGTCAACGGCGTCCTGCTGCGGCCTTTGCCGATCCCGCACGTCAAACGGCTGGTCGCACTGGAAGGGCAGCCGACCGATGGCGACGTCGAGAAGGTCAATCGGTGGACTTCCTACCCTGACTACGTCGACCTGCGTGATCGAACCCGGTCGTTCGATCAGCTGGCCGCGCGACGCAGTTGGCAGGTGACGCTCACCACGCGCGACGCCGAGCCTGCGCGGCTGAACGTGAGCTACACCACGGCCAATTTTGCCAGCGCTCTCGGTCTGGTGCCGGTGCTCGGCCGGAATTTCCGGATGGCCGATGCCGAGCCGGGTGCACCGGCGGTCGCACTGCTGAGCGAGCAGCTCTGGCGTGGTCGTTTCCAGAGCGATCGCGGCATCGTGGGGCAGCGTGTCCTGCTCGACGGCGTACCGACCGAAGTCGTTGGTGTCCTTCCCGGTGCGCTGCGTGCCATCGACGATGGCGATCTGGTGCAACCGATTGCGCGCGGTCCGATGGAAGACGCCCGTGGTGCGCATCGCCTGACGGTGGTTGGCCAGCTCCGCGAAGGGGTGACGATCGGTCAGGCCGAGGGCGAGGTGCGTCTCGTCGCGCGGCAACTCGAGCAGCAGTATCCCGAGAACAACTCGAAACGGAGTGCCCGGTTGCTCCCGATGCAGGAACAGCTTGTCGGTCCGGCCGAGACGTCGATCCTGGTGCTCTTCGGCGCGATCGTGCTGCTGCTGCTGATTGCCTGTACCAATCTTGCGGCACTCTTCATCACACGCGCCGCCTCGCGTGAGCGCGAAATGGCCGTTCGCGAGGCCCTCGGCGCGAATCGAACGCAGCTGGCGCGGCAGTGGGCGGCGGAAAGTTTCCTGCTGACGACGGCGGGCGCCGTGAGCGGTGTGATCGTGGCCTGGCTCGGGATGCACGCCCTGCTCAGCGCGGCGCCTGCTTCGTTGCCCCGCGCGTCGGAGATCGGGCTCGATCTGCCGGTGCTGCTCTTCCTCGCGGTCGTGAGCTGTGCTGCGGGTTTGCTGTTCGGAATTCTCCCTGCGATCCAGCGTCGGCGTGATGGCGCGTTCGGTGCGCTGCGCTCGAGTGGCCGGAGCAGCACCGAAGGGCGCCGGAAGCGCGGAATTCGCAGTGCGCTCGTCGTGGCGGAAGTAGCCCTGGCCACCGTGCTCGCGATCGGATCGGCGCTGCTGGTGAAGAACCTCTACCGGATGCAGCACGCGCCACTCTCGATCCAGCCGGACGCGGTGTACACCACGCAGATACAGCTGCCGACCACCCGTTATGCGCAGGCGGGCCCCGACGGAGGCACCAGGACACTGGAGTTCTATCGCCGGTTGCGCGACGAAGTGGCCGCGATTCCCGGCATCCATTCGGTCGCATTCGCCTATCAGCATCCGCTCTCGGAAGGATGGACCTCGTCTTATCACGTGACTGGAGGCGATGTCGTCGCGGCCGGCCTCGAACCCGAGGCGCGCATCCGGCCGGTGACGCCGGGCTATTTTGGCGCCATCGGCTTGAAGTTGCTGGAAGGACGCGACGTCACTGACCGAGACAGGATCGGAATGCCGGGTGTGATGGTGGTGAACCAGTCGTTCGCGCGACGGCATTTTCCCGGCAAGTCCGCAGTCGGACAGGCGATCGACCGCGGCTCGCCGTGGTGGCCTGGACAGCCAACGCACTTCGAGATCGTCGGCGTGGTTGCCGACGAGCCGTTCCTCGGTATCGGCCGACCTGCCGACCCGGCGATGTACTTCCCGCACGCGCAGTTTCCCTTCAACGAGATGTGGCTCGTCGTGACATCGGAGCGGTCGGCGGCGTCGCTCTACCCTGATATCCGGAGCCGGATCTGGCGGATCGATCCGTTGCTCCCGGTTGACCCGATCGTCTCGCTGCGCGGCCTGATGGGCGACGCAGTCGCGGAGCCGACGTTCAACGCGGCGCTACTCACCCTGTTCGCAATGACGGCACTGCTGCTGGCGGCCATCGGGATCTACGGCGTCCTCTCGTACACGGTCTCGCAACGGACCGCCGAGATCGGCCTTCGCATGGCGCTCGGTGCCGATCGCGACCTCGTCCGCCGTCAGGTCGTCGGGCAAGGACTCGTACTGGTCGGTGGCGGAGCGGTGGCGGGACTGGCTGGTGCCTGGGCGCTCGCGCGGGTGCTTGAGTCACTCCTCCTCGGCGTGAGCGGTCGTGATCCACTTTCCTTCGCCATTGTTGCGGTGCTGCTCGTCGGCGTCGCCGTCGTGGCCGCCTGGATACCGGCGCACCGCGCGTCACGGATTGAGCCCGTTGTTGCGTTGAGGTCAGAGTAG
- a CDS encoding glycoside hydrolase, with translation MLLPSRRSLLALACLFLGAASTAVAQIDGSQFAALRWRMIGPFRGGRTKSAVGVPSQPNTFYIGATNGGVWKSTDYGITWKPIFDDQPTGSIGAIAVAPSNPDIIYVGSGEGLQRPDLSTGDGMYKSVDAGKHWTHLGLRDGQQIAQIIIDPRNPDRLFVAVLGHPYGPNAERGIYRSLDGGASFSKVLGKDENTGGVDLAFDPTDANTVFAVLWEARQGPWENAAWNGANSGMFKSTDGGTTWRPLTRGLPTFAADGLGRIGIAIAPSNPKRMYASVDATRNPGLYRSDDAGESWVRVTEDQRVVSRGSDMAEIKVHPNNPDIIFTASIVAWKSMDGGKSFAAFRGAPGGDDYQRIWINPNNPDIIIIASDQGAVVTPNGGESWSSWYNQPTAQFYHVSTDNAFPYRVCGGQQESGSACVASRGNDGRITFREWHPVGVEEYGYVAPDPLNPDIVFGGKVSRYDRTTGQTQQVGPSTGRGGAFRAVRTAPVLFSPVDPHALYFAQNVVWKTVNGGSSWARISPDLTRKSWEVPASVGIYRSTPGAKVTQRGVVYTLAPSYLDARTLWAGTDDGLIHVTRNGGLSWKDVTPPALTAWAKVSVIDAGRRDAATAYAAVNTIRLDDLTPHIYRTHDGGATWTEITTGIPAGETVNAVREDPKRKGLLYAATERTVYASLDDGDHWFSLRNNLPITSIRDIVVKENDLVIGTHGRGFWILDDVTPLRQATATMQASTGHLFAPADAWRVRWSMNTDTPLPPDEPTGENPPDGAIIDYWLKSPATGPVTLDILDATGRVVRHYVSTDTALTIADQGNTPAYWMRPTLLLGASAGLHRFVWDLHYGPPAGTTTFSYPMSAVPHNTAPDPLGPWAPPGQYRVRLTASGLTLTQPLAVKMDPRVKTRALALRQQSTLSLQMYDGITTARGALDEIRAARALLAPRKAMPAVDALDRELAALAGTSGGRGGGAGLDAPPTLSRVVGELTSVMGVLQGSDAAPTQTAVKAAADASTSLAALLVKWHALQRRVAS, from the coding sequence ATGTTGCTGCCCAGTCGTCGGTCGCTGCTCGCGCTCGCCTGCCTGTTCCTCGGAGCCGCCTCAACCGCAGTCGCACAAATCGACGGATCGCAATTCGCAGCCTTGCGCTGGCGGATGATCGGGCCGTTCCGGGGCGGGCGAACCAAGTCGGCGGTGGGTGTCCCTTCGCAGCCCAATACCTTCTATATCGGCGCCACCAACGGCGGGGTGTGGAAGAGCACCGACTACGGCATTACCTGGAAGCCGATCTTTGATGATCAACCCACTGGATCGATCGGTGCCATCGCTGTGGCACCCTCCAATCCGGACATCATCTATGTCGGCAGTGGTGAGGGGCTGCAGCGTCCCGATCTGTCGACGGGCGACGGGATGTACAAGTCGGTCGACGCCGGAAAGCACTGGACCCATCTCGGCCTGCGCGACGGCCAGCAGATCGCCCAGATCATCATCGACCCGCGCAATCCTGACCGACTCTTCGTCGCGGTGCTCGGCCATCCCTACGGGCCCAACGCCGAGCGCGGGATCTACCGCTCGCTCGATGGCGGCGCATCGTTCAGCAAGGTGCTCGGGAAGGACGAGAACACCGGCGGGGTCGATCTTGCCTTCGATCCGACTGACGCGAATACCGTATTTGCCGTGCTCTGGGAGGCACGTCAGGGCCCGTGGGAGAATGCGGCCTGGAACGGTGCCAACAGCGGCATGTTCAAGTCGACGGATGGTGGTACGACCTGGCGGCCACTCACGCGGGGCCTGCCGACCTTTGCGGCGGACGGACTGGGTCGTATCGGGATCGCCATCGCACCGAGCAATCCGAAGCGGATGTATGCCTCGGTCGATGCGACGCGGAACCCGGGGCTCTATCGCTCCGACGACGCCGGCGAAAGCTGGGTCCGAGTGACCGAGGATCAGCGCGTGGTTTCGCGCGGTTCGGATATGGCGGAAATCAAGGTGCACCCGAACAATCCCGACATCATCTTTACGGCGAGTATCGTCGCGTGGAAGTCGATGGACGGCGGCAAGAGCTTTGCTGCCTTCCGTGGCGCGCCCGGAGGCGATGACTACCAGCGGATCTGGATCAACCCGAACAATCCCGACATCATCATCATTGCGTCCGATCAGGGCGCGGTGGTCACACCCAATGGCGGCGAGAGCTGGAGCTCGTGGTACAACCAGCCCACGGCGCAGTTCTATCACGTCTCGACCGACAACGCCTTCCCGTATCGTGTTTGCGGCGGGCAGCAGGAGAGCGGCTCCGCGTGCGTGGCGAGCCGCGGCAATGATGGCCGGATCACCTTTCGTGAGTGGCACCCGGTCGGCGTCGAGGAATACGGCTACGTGGCGCCGGACCCGTTGAATCCCGACATCGTCTTCGGCGGCAAGGTTTCCCGCTACGACCGTACCACTGGCCAGACGCAGCAGGTGGGTCCCTCTACCGGCCGTGGCGGCGCCTTCCGCGCGGTGCGCACGGCCCCGGTTCTCTTCTCACCGGTGGATCCGCACGCGCTCTATTTCGCGCAGAACGTCGTCTGGAAAACGGTCAACGGTGGCTCGAGCTGGGCCCGGATCTCGCCCGACCTCACGCGCAAGAGCTGGGAGGTGCCAGCGAGTGTCGGCATCTATCGCAGCACGCCAGGGGCGAAGGTCACCCAGCGCGGTGTGGTCTACACCCTCGCGCCATCGTATCTGGACGCACGGACGCTCTGGGCCGGGACCGATGATGGCCTCATCCACGTGACGCGCAACGGTGGCCTGAGCTGGAAGGATGTGACTCCGCCAGCACTCACGGCCTGGGCCAAGGTATCGGTTATCGACGCCGGACGGCGCGACGCCGCGACCGCCTACGCCGCCGTCAACACCATTCGGCTCGATGATCTCACGCCGCATATCTACCGCACACACGACGGTGGGGCGACATGGACAGAGATCACCACCGGGATTCCTGCAGGAGAAACCGTCAACGCGGTACGCGAGGATCCGAAACGGAAGGGCCTGCTCTACGCCGCCACGGAACGCACTGTGTACGCATCGCTCGATGATGGCGATCACTGGTTCTCGCTGCGGAACAATCTGCCGATCACGTCCATTCGCGATATCGTCGTGAAGGAGAACGACCTGGTGATCGGCACCCACGGTCGCGGTTTCTGGATCCTCGACGATGTGACGCCGTTGCGTCAGGCCACGGCGACGATGCAGGCATCAACTGGTCATCTCTTTGCCCCGGCCGATGCATGGCGAGTGCGCTGGAGCATGAACACCGATACCCCACTCCCGCCCGATGAGCCGACCGGCGAGAATCCGCCGGACGGCGCGATCATCGACTACTGGCTCAAGAGTCCCGCAACCGGCCCGGTGACGCTCGATATCCTCGACGCCACCGGCCGCGTAGTGCGGCACTACGTCAGCACGGACACGGCACTCACCATCGCCGACCAGGGGAACACGCCAGCGTACTGGATGCGTCCGACCTTGCTGCTGGGCGCGAGTGCCGGGTTGCACCGCTTCGTGTGGGACCTGCACTACGGCCCACCTGCGGGGACGACCACCTTCTCGTATCCGATGTCGGCCGTGCCACACAATACCGCGCCTGATCCGCTGGGGCCGTGGGCACCGCCGGGGCAATATCGGGTGCGGCTCACTGCCAGTGGCCTGACGCTGACGCAACCGCTGGCGGTGAAGATGGATCCGCGCGTGAAGACGCGGGCGCTCGCCTTGCGCCAGCAGAGCACGCTCTCGTTGCAGATGTACGACGGGATCACCACCGCACGCGGCGCGCTCGATGAGATTCGCGCTGCACGGGCCCTGCTTGCCCCTCGCAAGGCAATGCCTGCCGTCGATGCCCTCGATCGCGAACTCGCGGCCCTCGCCGGAACCAGTGGCGGCCGCGGTGGCGGTGCTGGTCTCGATGCGCCTCCGACCCTGTCTCGTGTCGTTGGCGAACTCACTTCGGTGATGGGGGTGCTGCAGGGGTCAGACGCGGCGCCGACGCAGACCGCGGTCAAGGCCGCCGCCGATGCCTCGACGTCGCTCGCGGCCCTGCTGGTGAAGTGGCATGCGCTGCAGCGTCGGGTCGCCTCCTGA
- a CDS encoding FAD-dependent oxidoreductase, with protein sequence MSTPGWPPPDFATPPVWEDGQWLGFAPLRGDLAVDVCVVGLGGSGLACIHELLAHGLRVAGLDAGTVGGGAGGRNGGFFLAGIADFHHDACEALGVERAVRLYRRTQSEMDRMSAETPSVIRRTGSLRIAASSEELADCETQFERMRSDGLAVERYLGHEGRGLLFPGDGVFNPLRRCRELATRASVAGARLFEATTVLEVATGAVQTAQGTVRASHVVVAIDGGLTRIFPELASVARSARLQMLATAPAPEVTFPRPVYYRYGYEYFQQLADHSIALGGFRDVGGESEWTDVAMPSPELQDRLETLLRAQLGVLAPVTHRWAGVVTYTESGLPIVAEVRPRVWALGGYNGTGNVVGAICGRGVAQQLVRGHSELLADFIG encoded by the coding sequence TTGTCTACGCCCGGCTGGCCGCCGCCCGACTTCGCCACACCACCGGTGTGGGAAGACGGCCAGTGGCTTGGCTTCGCACCACTGCGCGGTGATCTCGCGGTTGACGTCTGTGTGGTCGGGCTCGGTGGCAGCGGGCTCGCGTGCATTCACGAACTGCTGGCGCACGGCCTCCGCGTTGCGGGGCTCGATGCCGGAACCGTGGGGGGCGGTGCAGGCGGCCGCAATGGCGGCTTCTTCCTCGCGGGGATTGCCGACTTTCATCACGATGCCTGTGAAGCACTGGGCGTCGAGCGCGCCGTGCGGCTCTATCGCCGCACCCAGAGCGAAATGGACCGGATGAGCGCCGAGACGCCGTCGGTGATTCGTCGCACCGGGTCGTTGCGGATCGCTGCCTCAAGTGAAGAGCTGGCAGACTGCGAGACGCAGTTCGAACGAATGCGCTCCGACGGCCTGGCCGTCGAGCGCTACCTCGGACACGAGGGACGCGGTCTCCTCTTTCCGGGTGACGGGGTCTTCAACCCGCTGCGACGCTGTCGCGAACTCGCCACCCGGGCGAGCGTCGCTGGCGCACGCCTCTTCGAAGCGACGACCGTCCTCGAAGTGGCCACCGGGGCGGTCCAGACCGCCCAGGGCACGGTCCGCGCATCGCACGTCGTCGTCGCCATCGATGGCGGGCTCACCCGGATCTTCCCCGAACTTGCCAGTGTCGCTCGTAGCGCCCGATTGCAGATGCTCGCCACGGCGCCCGCGCCCGAGGTCACCTTCCCGCGCCCGGTGTACTACCGCTACGGCTATGAATATTTCCAGCAACTCGCCGATCACTCGATCGCCCTCGGTGGTTTCCGAGACGTCGGCGGCGAGAGCGAATGGACCGATGTGGCCATGCCGAGTCCGGAACTGCAGGATCGCCTGGAGACACTCCTTCGAGCCCAGCTCGGGGTCCTGGCCCCGGTGACCCATCGCTGGGCCGGGGTGGTGACCTATACCGAATCGGGTCTGCCGATTGTGGCCGAGGTGCGGCCCCGCGTCTGGGCACTGGGCGGCTACAATGGCACCGGCAACGTGGTAGGAGCCATTTGTGGTCGCGGGGTCGCCCAGCAACTGGTGCGAGGCCATAGCGAGCTGCTCGCCGATTTCATTGGCTGA